The proteins below come from a single Solea solea chromosome 6, fSolSol10.1, whole genome shotgun sequence genomic window:
- the LOC131460463 gene encoding olfactory receptor class A-like protein 4, with product MVAMENSMNHDDLDELVGMGLRVSVSSAQIVFYIILVMMGILGNATVVGVIGKSVILESGRGRNSDIIIINMSLSNLMVSVMRNMLLIISDLGLELYSSKEWCQFLMGIWVWLRSVNVWSTLYLSAFHFQTLRRVTPITVNLGSRGAPSSLLSLALIWLLNFVYSIPALVFSTNGDVNTTETLMLVSSTTRPLLGCVWNFPSTYSGLAYATTSVVIHETIPVILMAFTNLGSLYTLYTHGKVRSTAPDGPIIKRVPAEKRAAKVILALIMLFIASWGTSIISVNYFNYSQGTSPEYLLVLARFANIIFIAMSPLILAVGHRRLRSTFKFLISH from the exons ATGGTTGCAATGGAGAACTCAATGAACCACGATGACCTGGACGAGCTCGTGGGGATGGGACTtcgtgtctctgtgtcctcagcaCAAATCGTCTTTTACATTATCCTGGTGATGATGGGCATCCTGGGTAATGCCACAGTGGTCGGGGTGATCGGTAAGAGCGTGATACTGGAAAGTGGCAGAGGACGCAACTcggacatcatcatcattaacaTGTCGCTGTCAAATCTGATGGTGTCTGTGATGAGGAACATGCTGCTGATTATTTCAGACCTGGGACTCGAG CTGTACTCATCTAAAGAGTGGTGTCAGTTCCTGATGGGGATCTGGGTGTGGCTGCGCTCGGTCAACGTGTGGTCGACACTTTACCTCAGTGCTTTCCACTTCCAGACTTTGAGGCGCGTGACTCCCATCACGGTGAACCTCGGGTCCCGGGGAGCTCCCAGCTCACTGCTCAGCCTCGCCCTCATCTGGCTTCTCAACTTTGTTTACTCCATTCCCGCTCTTGTTTTTTCCACGAATGGTGATGTGAACACCACAGAG acTCTGATGCTGGTGAGCAGCACCACACGCCCCCTGCTGGGCTGTGTGTGGAACTTCCCCTCCACCTACAGCGGCCTCGCTTATGCCACCACATCTGTCGTGATCCACGAGACAATCCCTGTGATCCTGATGGCTTTCACCAACCTGGGCTCCCTTTACACGCTCTACACCCACGGCAAGGTGCGCAGCACGGCGCCGGACGGGCCCATCATTAAACGAGTGCCGGCGGAGAAACGAGCAGCCAAG GTGATTCTTGCTCTCATCATGCTCTTCATTGCGTCGTGGGGAACGAGCATCATCTCTGTAAACTATTTCAACTACAGCCAGGGCACCTCGCCCGAATATCTGCTGGTTCTGGCACGTTTTGCCAATATTATCTTCATCGCCATGTCCCCTCTTATTCTGGCAGTCGGCCACCGGCGACTGCGTTCCACGTTCAAGTTTTTGATTTCTCACTGA
- the LOC131460438 gene encoding olfactory receptor class A-like protein 4: MSEVLTVDAFLFGLLVFSGILGNILVIHVVFQSASESPARRLPPSDTILVHLSLANLLTSLFRTVPIFVSDLGLDVSLSPGWCRVFMLLWVWWRAVGCWVTLALSLFHCTTLRRQHVAFGPLAQQRERRRVWIALGLVWGVNLVFSIPALVYSTHVHGNATVELMVISCTTRPLLGCVWEFPSAEQGSAFASTSLALNEVLPLVLMGFTNLATLHALAKHIRAVTSGGESGVGHGELDKHVSTERKAANVIMSLVSLFVVCWVLQVAAVTYYNHDGGHHAEGLLTVAHFSASLFVGFSPMVVALGHGKLRKRISSMILGWSKVLKCHSKVTEERTNSPKTDSKNGKQTIFVVQKREKT; this comes from the exons ATGTCAGAGGTCCTCACTGTAGATGCCTTTTTGTTTGGGCTGCTGGTCTTCTCTGGCATCCTGGGAAACATCTTGGTCATCCATGTG GTGTTTCAGTCAGCCAGTGAGAGTCCGGCTCGCAGACTCCCTCCCTCTGACACTATTTTGGTGCACTTGTCACTGGCCAACCTGCTGACCTCACTTTTCCGCACTGTTCCCATCTTTGTGTCAGACCTGGGCCTGGACGTGTCTCTGTCTCCAGGCTGGTGTCGAGTCTTCATGCTGCTGTGGGTGTGGTGGCGGGCTGTCGGGTGCTGGGTGACTCTGGCACTCAGCCTCTTTCACTGCACCACTCTCAGGCGACAGCACGTGGCCTTCGGACCTCTGGCTCAGCAGAGGGAGAGGCGGCGGGTGTGGATCGCTCTGGGCCTGGTGTGGGGGGTGAACTTGGTCTTCTCCATTCCGGCTCTGGTGTACAGCACGCACGTTCACGGCAACGCCACTGTGGAGCTGATGGTGATCAGCTGCACCACCAGGCCCCTGCTGGGCTGCGTGTGGGAGTTCCCCTCAGCCGAGCAGGGCTCAGCGTTTGCGTCCACCTCGCTGGCGCTTAATGAGGTGCTGCCTCTGGTGCTGATGGGTTTCACTAATCTGGCCACACTTCACGCTCTGGCCAAGCACATCAGAGCCGTCACGTCAGGGGGGGAGTCGGGCGTCGGTCACGGAGAACTGGACAAACACGTCTCCACGGAGCGCAAGGCAGCCAACGTCATAATGTCCCTGGTGTCGCTGTTCGTGGTCTGCTGGGTGCTGCAGGTCGCTGCAGTCACATACTACAACCACGACGGGGGGCACCATGCCGAGGGGCTGCTGACCGTGGCTCATTTTTCCGCCTCGCTGTTTGTGGGATTCAGTCCGATGGTGGTGGCACTGGGACATGGCAAGCTGAGGAAGAGGATCTCCAGCATGATACTGGGGTGGTCTAAAGTCCTTAAATGTCACAGTAAGGTCACTGAGGAGAGGACTAATTCCCCAAAGACTGACtctaaaaatggaaaacaaaccatttttgtTGTTCAAAAGAGGGAAAAGACATAA
- the ssu72 gene encoding RNA polymerase II subunit A C-terminal domain phosphatase SSU72, with amino-acid sequence MPSHPLRVAVVCSSNQNRSMEAHNILSKRGFDVRSFGTGSHVKLPGPAPDKPNVYDFKTTYEQMYNDLVRKDKELYTQNGILHMLDRNKRIKSKPERFQNCKDKFDLVITCEERVYDQVLEDLTSREQVTFQPVHVINVDIQDNHEEATLGAFLICELCQCIQHTEDMENDIDELVQEFEDKSNRPFLHTVCFY; translated from the exons ATGCCGAGCCACCCGCTGCGTGTAGCGGTTGTGTGCTCGAGCAACCAGAACCGCAGTATGGAAGCGCACAATATCCTCAG CAAACGTGGATTCGATGTGCGTTCATTTGGGACAGGGTCTCATGTGAAGCTACCCGGTCCTGCACCAGATAAGCCAAATGTGTACGACTTCAAAACGACATATGAACAGATGTACAACGACTTGGTCCGCAAGGACAAGGAACT ATACACACAGAACGGCATCCTGCACATGCTGGACCGCAACAAGCGCATCAAGTCCAAGCCGGAGCGGTTCCAGAACTGCAAGGACAAGTTTGACCTGGTCATCACCTGTGAAGAGAGAGTGTACGACCAAGTGCTGGAGG ATCTCACCTCGAGAGAGCAGGTGACTTTCCAGCCTGTGCATGTGATCAACGTAGACATTCAGGACAACCACGAGGAAGCAACGCTGGGCGCCTTTTTAATCTGCGAGCTGTGTCAATGT ATCCAGCACACCGAGGACATGGAGAACGACATCGACGAGCTCGTGCAGGAGTTTGAGGACAAGAGCAACCGGCCTTTCCTTCACACCGTCTGCTTCTACTGA
- the atad3 gene encoding ATPase family AAA domain containing 3, translating into MSWLFGLNRGQPEPPPGLPAPPPPPPPAGGSSGGGDTPKDKWSNFDPTGLERAAQAAKELDKSRHAKEALDLARMQEQTTQLEHQTKVKEYEAAVEQLKGDQLKIQGEERRKTLNEETKQHQARAQYQDKLARQRYEDQLRQQQALNEENLRRQEESVQKQEAMRKATIEHEMGLRHKNELLRIEAESKARAKVERENADIIREQIRLKAAEHRQTVLESIKTAGAVFGEGFRAFISDKDKVTATVAGLTLLAVGVYSARNATGVAGRYIEARLGKPSLVRETSRFTVAEAIKHPIKTTKRLKSKPQDALEGVVLSPPLEERVRDIAIATRNTRQNHGLYRNILMYGPPGTGKTLFAKKLAMHSGMDYAIMTGGDVAPMGRDGVTAMHKVFDWANTSRRGLLLFVDEADAFLRKRSTEKISEDLRATLNAFLYRTGEQSTKFMLVLASNQPEQFDWAINDRIDEIVNFALPGPEERERLVRLYFDKYVLEPATGGRQRMKLAQFDYGKKCSEIAMRTGGMSGREISKLGVAWQAAAYSSEDGVLTEAMIDARVDDAIKQHHQKMDWLRAEVESKTLTPPPAESAAGVGKMGFNLPLSEAPQAQQVIAPVLEMHAEQEADIIPPPISDINQSAEGKSDVLAGQECEDTVKAESTTAAESLAKSTAVTDGEDKTGSSPPKDGTPV; encoded by the exons ATGTCGTGGCTGTTCGGCCTGAACAGGGGGCAACCCGAACCACCACCCGGCCTCCCGGCTCCacctccgccgccgccgccggcCGGAGGCTCCAGCGGCGGAGGAGATACACCCAAGGACAAATGGAGCAACTTCGATCCCACCGGGCTGGAGCGAGCTGCTCAGGCGGCCAAGGAGCTCGACAAGTCCC GACATGCCAAAGAAGCGCTGGATTTGGCTCGCATGCAGGAGCAGACCACCCAGTTGGAGCACCAGACCAAAGTGAAG GAGTATGAAGCAGCAGTCGAGCAGCTCAAAGGTGACCAATTAAAGATCCAGggtgaagagaggaggaaaactcTGAATGAGGAAACCAAGCAGCATCAAGCG CGAGCTCAGTACCAGGACAAACTGGCCAGGCAGCGGTATGAGGACCAACTAAGGCAACAG CAAGCACTAAATGAGGAGAACCTCCGCAGACAAGAGGAGTCTGTACAAAAACAGGAGGCTATGAGGAAAG CGACGATAGAGCACGAGATGGGCCTGAGGCACAAGAACGAGCTTCTGCGTATCGAGGCTGAATCTAAAGCCCGAGCgaaagtggagagagagaacgcCGACATCATCCGAGAACAAATCCGTCTGAAGGCTGCGGAACATAGACAGACGGTCCTGGAGTCCATCAA gACCGCAGGTGCTGTGTTTGGAGAAGGATTCAGAGCCTTTATATCAGACAAGGACAAAGTCACAGCCACG GTGGCAGGACTGACGCTTTTAGCTGTTGGAGTGTATTCAGCCAGAAATGCCACAGGGGTGGCAGGACGTTACATAGAAGCGAGGCTTGGGAAGCCGTCGCTGGTGCGAGAGACGTCCCGGTTCACTGTGGCCGAGGCAATCAAGCATCCGATCAAG ACGACCAAACGGCTGAAGAGCAAACCTCAGGACGCGCTGGAGGGAGTGGTGCTCAGT CCTCCTCTTGAAGAGCGCGTGCGTGATATCGCCATAGCGACGAGAAACACAAGGCAGAATCACGGCCTGTACAGGAACATCCTCATGTACGGCCCACCGGGCACGGGCAAGACGCTGTTTGCTAAG AAGCTagcaatgcattctgggatggACTACGCAATAATGACCGGTGGCGATGTAGCGCCCATGGGTCGCGACGGTGTGACCGCCATGCATAAAGTTTTTGACTGGGCCAACACAAGTCGACGCGG GCTCCTGCTTTTCGTTGATGAAGCCGACGCCTTTCTTCGCAAGCGATCCACT gAGAAGATCAGTGAAGACCTCAGAGCCACTTTGAATGCGTTCTTGTATCGCACTGGAGAACAGAGCACAAA GTTCATGCTGGTGTTGGCGAGTAATCAACCAGAGCAGTTCGACTGGGCTATAAATGACCGTATAGATGAAATTGTGAATTTTGCTCTGCCAGGACCTGAGGAGagggagcggctggtgcggttgTACTTTGACAAATATGTCCTGGAGCCCGCCACTGGAGGGAGGCA GAGGATGAAGCTGGCTCAGTTTGACTACGGGAAAAAGTGCTCTGAAATtgcgatgaggacaggtggcATGTCGGGAAGAGAGATCTCCAAACTGGGCGTGGCCTGGCAG GCTGCAGCATACTCTTCAGAAGACGGCGTTCTGACGGAGGCTATGATCGATGCCCGGGTGGATGACGCTATCAAGCAGCACCATCAGAAGATGGACTGGCTTCGTGCAGAGGTGGAGTCCAAGACCCTGACGCCTCCGCCCGCAGAGTCGGCCGCCGGTGTAGGCAAAATGGGCTTCAATCTGCCCCTCAGCGAGGCACCGCAGGCTCAGCAGGTGATCGCGCcagtccttgagatgcacgcagAGCAAGAAGCTGACATTATACCACCTCCGATATCAGATATCAACCAATCAGCAGAGGGCAAAAGTGATGTCCTAGCTGGACAGGAATGTGAAGACACTGTCAAAGCAGAATCTACTACAGCTGCAGAAAGTTTAGCCAAGTCTACTGCCGTCACTGACGGTGAAGACAAGACTGGATCGTCTCCTCCAAAGGATGGAACTccagtttga
- the mrpl20 gene encoding 39S ribosomal protein L20, mitochondrial — MVFLTLSCWIRSRGPDRYWKVQELLKHARHFRGRKNRCYSLAVRAVRRAFVYATRSRKLKKRNMRTLWITRIAAASREHGLKYPALMHNLTKTSVQLNRRVLSDLAITEPRTFLSLAELAKARRQEGFRAALGDGKEPPGVFSRIVSLQ; from the exons ATGGTTTTCCTCACGCTGTCCTGTTGGATCAGAAGTCGTGGACCTGACAGATACTGGAAAGTTCAAGAACTTCTAAAACATGCACGG CACTTCAGAGGGAGGAAGAACCGATGCTACAGTTTGGCTGTGCGGGCCGTCAGGAGGGCTTTCGTTTACGCCACCAGATCCCGAAAGCTCAAGAAACGAAACATGAGAACG CTCTGGATTACACGCATCGCAGCAGCGTCACGAGAACATGGCTTGAAGTATCCCGCCCTTATGCACAACCTTACAAAG ACCAGCGTTCAGCTGAACCGACGAGTCCTCAGCGACCTGGCCATCACAGAACCACGGACATTCCTCTCACTTGCTGAGCTGGCAAAGGCTCGGCGACAAGAAGGCTTCCGTGCGGCGCTGGGTGACGGCAAAGAGCCTCCCGGTGTTTTCTCACGCATCGTTTCACTACAATAA